A region of the Phaseolus vulgaris cultivar G19833 chromosome 11, P. vulgaris v2.0, whole genome shotgun sequence genome:
AGTTGGGCTTCTTCCTTCTGGTACTGGAGGTGTGGCTTGAAAACCACCTTTCTTTATCTATTATTACTGTTTGGGGtaccgaggcccgaggccttCACGCCCCTACCGTGCCGCTTCCTACTGTGCCGCCTCCTCCATGGTCactcctacccgtgggtatcagGAGGGGGCGCCCTTCTGGCATAGGCACATTCCTGGTGCTAAACTCGGGCGACACCCGAGGCCGGGGACTTTAACGATAACTCCCTCACTTGCTTCATAGTACCTCTGATGGGTTCCTTGTCTCGGTTCCACCATGTTGactttagtcaacgcccggagaCTGGTAAGTACAGTTACATTgttaacaaatatcaaaacacaaaataattaaatgaaaatagATAAATGTTTTGAAtactcaataaaaaaaaaattaattgaataagAATTGCATGAATAAACTTGGATCGAAGAAATATAGAAAGGTTGGAATTTGAAAAGTATGAGAAAGGGTTGTTTAAGTTAATTTGTTGGTTTGTTGAAAAAGTAGGGAGGCGAAACTTAATGGTAGTTTCCAAATTCCAGTTATAGAGTCCACCGACCTTGTCCTCTGGAACCAACCAAGCATCACAATTTCTCATTAACTTACTTACATCAAGTTGTGACCATAACAGGCTCTCTATTTTGACCCAAATTTCTTGCTTTATTAGCCCTTCTTCTGTGTCTTGTTTTGACCACAATCTCAATGTGAACTCTGTAACATGCTAAAATACAACCCTACAACTGCCATACCCTATTCAATTCCCAACCAAAAccaaaactttttatttttaattaaatattttttcatgttcttctaaataaattattcatgtATCAATAGTGTTATATTTTCCTACTAATCCTCCTCCTACCCTACAAATACATATTATATACAAAATGATACAGTTACTAtcttacaaatataaaaaaaaaaatgttcaataGTTAATTCAtctaataaatacaaattaaaagttgttatttttctttgtatGGATCTAACCCCATCTGTCTATTTTGTTTACAGAATTAACAAAGAGggataaaataaattcaaattcttcttataccaaaataaacaaatatttctatatattttcaAATCTTCTATACGATTAACTAACAAAAAATTGTCATCGGAATGAGTTTTAAGAGATAAAAGAAAAGCACTTCATCTATATATTTTTAgtggtaatttttttattttatcattttgaaaagttcaaaaaaagttaaaatagtcCTTTCTTTCAAACTGTAAAACATTTCTTCAAAGTCATTATCATTGTGATGCAACTCACGTttaaatgaaatggaaattcACTTTAGAATAATTCTGAAGAATCTAAAATAACTCTGAGACTGTGAGTAAATTATTTTTGCAATTTCAGCATATTTGATAGTGAAAATCTATCTTTTTATAAtcaagtttataaaatagtgtttttcttttaaattaagattcatgaaattataaatgatattttttttttagtgaaaagcAAAAATCTtctcataatatataaaataaatttcgagtgataaaaattttaagattaaaagttataaagaaaatttatttttattaaaacgAGAAAACAAAATGTTTACCATATTTAATTTCACatgttgttattttattatgtaaagaataatttattaaaaaaaagttgacactttattacataaaaaagaTGCTGTAAATTTTCTATGTGAAAAGATATCAAAATAAGAGTATTGATAAAACAAGTTAagaaatttaacaaaataataaaatttaatatttttattagtggTGTAACCAATTTTTGAACCTTATATAACATATTAAGAAAGAGGGATTAAAAAGTTGGCAAAGCATAAATGTGAAAGCTTATATTATTAATGAGAATATGTAACAGTATAAGATAAGGTAAGAAAAGTGAAATGACGAAAAGAGGGTAAATTAAGGTTCTAGGAAACAGGGAAGGAAGCGCGGTTCCTTAAGCAGAATCAAAGCTGATGAACGAATAATTCTCTGTTCCTAGGCTGTCATCCAAACAGGATCATTGCTTACATACCTTCCTCTCCTTccttcaatccttcttctcctCTCTTTTCTCATTCATTCCCCTCTCTAAACACACATATAAATAACCCACACAGAATCAATTTCACATCACATTCTTCCAACAATTCACTTCAACCCATTATTCTCTTCTTCTTTACAATGGCTGGAATTGCCTTTGAGGACTTGCTTCCTGTCATGGCCACCAAGCTTGGTGGGGAGGGGCTTATGAAGGAGCTCTGCAACGGGTTTGAGCTGCTGGTGGACAAAGAAAAAGGGGTGATCACGTTGGAGAGTTTGAGGGAGAAAGCTGCACTTTTGGGGCTGCAGGACTTGAAGGAGGATGAACTTGTGAGCATGATGAGGGAAGGGGATCTTGATGGAGATGGGGCACTCACCCAGATGGAGTTTTGCGTTTTGATGTTCAGGTTGAGCCCTGAGTTGATGGAGGAGTCCTGGTTTTGGCTTGAAGAGGCTCTCCAACATGAACAACTCAACCACCACAACACCACCACCAATAACAAATCTTCCATTTAGTACTTACTTAGATGCTTAGGAACAACAATTGATCACAGGGGCTTCCTCTCATCTTCTTCTTGTTGTGTAGTTGTTGTTGTTAATTCGGACTTCTAGTTTTTTCGTATACTATTCTCTTGTGGAGGGctaatattgaaaataatacacaATTTTTGAACACCTTGCTTTCTTTCTATCTTCTTTTACTTTATGCACGCTGGATATGGATTTAAAACAGTGTTTGTGGTTCTTGCTGATTCGTGGTGGCATTAGTAAGctcttcttttctaaatatgaagaGGGTCCAATGATTTGCAGTCAAACTGTTTGTGTAAATTCGTTTTTGTGAAGTAGCTTATTGGATGATTAAACTGGAAAATCGAAGTGAGTCAGAATCACCAACTGGTAAATCAGAGAAGTTTTGCATTGTTTAAAAACTACATCTAGACCAAATCGTCTATGATCAATAACTAGTAacatatatttacattttttagttatttatggTTTGGAGGTACAAAGTGTGGCTTTTTTTCTCCCTGGTTAATAACAAGGGCAGCATGAAGTTCTGATTTCCAAATTTGTGTGTGACTAAATTATCTTTCACTACAGACTCTTACATCACAGAGTTAATTGAACACTGTTATTTCTCTTCCCCTGCATAGTTAATGTTTTTATTcctcaattttaaattttacctTTCAACTCTTTGTTTATATCTCTTCCGGATATACTATTTACTTTCTTTTAGTTTCCCACATCTATTCTCTGAACAGATATCTTAATGGAGATTTGAATTTGGGTTCATCAGATTTTTTGAAATTAACTTTTCTTCAGTTGACCCAATTTGATTTGTTTCTCACCACATATCTACTGTAGAGAATTCGTTTTTGGGTTAATTATGATAACTTATTATTAAGtaacaatatattaataatgtgTTAACCTAATGACAGCAGTTGAAAAAGATCAAATTATTGACATAACTCGCTTGTGTACATGAAGCTTGGAAAGTTAGACAAGACTATCTCTGCTAGAATCTTTTGTAAGGCAAATCTTGATTGTGAGTTATTATAATACTGTACTCACAGGGAAGAAGTAAATTGTGGAATAATTCATGAGTTTATGGTTTCAATTCAATCGTGCTTGGAACTTTCGTCGAATCATGTCTCTAATTCATTACTTACACAACTTTCACATACATAGCCGTTGGAACATGTCAATTTGCATACAAATTCTGATTCTTTAACTTTACTTCAGAACCCCAACCTCATATCCAATTCCTAgttatttttattgtgttttgTACCAACCAGATCTGCCACAAACATTAAACATTCAAAGTGGTCGGCAATATTAGAACAGTTTCAAACAAGAAAAATGTTTGCTCGTTCATGTCCTAATGTAATATCCAACAATGTATTTAACAAACAAACATGATTACCTAATCTCAGATATGAGGTGGTTCTCTTAAGCAAGAAGAACTTTTCGTACACTATTATTACCTATATTTTTTTGGGGGTGTTTAAGTGTTTGTTGATAAGCCTGATTTCCTTTCTTACAATTGTGGTACAAATTCAACTCATTTGCCCTATATTTTATTGCATCAGGAAACTTCTTTCTTTAACTATTAATACCATGACAACTCACAAGATCGCTAATGAAGGTATGAAGAAActtcaaaatgcaaaaaaaataaaatagttagattcttattattatattataatgttGAATTATCTTTATATGTTTCACTCATGTTAAAGGTATCTAGGCTTTCTTGTCTAACCATACATTAACTTCCTAactaattagtaattaaaaatttaagtataaatttaaatatcacATTGAGTAAAATTAAGAAAGTTgagaatatataaatatataaagaatttttttttgtaaatttgttgttttaaagttttgttttgatttagATATGATGTTAATTCTTTATGTGAATTTTACTTATGTTTTGTTCTTATTAAATCTTTCCAATGTATTATCTTCAAAGACTCATCATAAGTTTCTTGATTCCTTAATTAAGGATCTCGATATTTGTAATTAAGGACTAAGTTTATAAGTGAtatgattaaataataaatttaaatgatataaaataagatatttaataatttgatttttaatttgaaaaaaagagtaaaattaAAGAATAACTATTAAAGGATAACATCTTTAATTCTGCTaattagtttattttgtttgaattcTATTAACGGTTAATATAATTgacaagttttttttatcttatgttAAGTAATTGTCACGTTATATGTCTATATTGTAGGTAgataaaattaacattaatatgCAATAAATTTTGAAAGGAGTTTTTTACTTCttcttttttgtaaatttataatcATTAGTGGtttctttaatattaattacataataatattaatttatcctTAAATAAACACAAATACATGTgactaaaccctaaatcctaaacctaAACACTCaaacatatatttaattattttaaccattaacagattttaaataaaattaacaaaattaaattttttgtactaaaaatgtaatttctttattatactaaaaatgAAACATGTCATACTTATTATATTGAATGACTATTTATCCAATTGAAAATAagttagtgaaaaaaaaaactaataatatacTTAAACTAGTTTTCttaacacaaattaaaaatttgagtttaacaaaattttaaaattgagttATTATCTTGAATTTACACAAAGTTTCTTTTTAATCCTTATAAAAACTTAAAACAACCATAACCTATAATGAccatgttattttatttttctggaaataaaattattctaaattaaCTTGAAAACTTGtctctgattttttttttttatcatcaaagaataaataaaatatatttacaaagtGTATTTTGATATCTTCATCTTATAAATTACAATAACTTTAGCttctatgatttttttaagtgaTTGGATGTATTTcagtttttgtttttcaaaaacagattttaaGGCAACACGTTGAACTAAAATggatttaaattagtttataatttcatttcaaaacatttttaactcaattttaaaataaaaaaaatagtttttaaaataaactttttcacTCTTCTATAAGATACaagtattaatgatattattatcatatttatCACCACGTTATTATTATAGTTAATCTCTTTTCTTACAATCAAGGTTTTGTTTGGTTAGATAAGAGAAGAGAATGAAATTTTCAATTCTCAAAAAGTTTCCATTTTCTGGATCCATAGAAAGttaaagaaatttttaaaatacatgtGGAGtcttggtcaaaacatttatgTTCTCAACTGCCCAAAAAATTTTCATCTCCATAATGCATAAttgattgtataaaaaaatcatattaactTATAAATcgatatataattaaatatggtAACCcgtaatcaattatatatatatatatatatgtgtgattatgttaattatatacatttatattatttataaaacaaattattgttaccacgtttcaatttttttttcttattttcattatatatattttttttcattctataTTTTTTCAACCAACACAATTTTCATTATATTGTTTTAACTATTctcttcttttctcttctttttttcactAACCTACTTCCTCTCCTTCAATACCCTTCCTCCCTTCTCAACGCCTAGTTAAATTGAGAATTATAAAGTGATTAACGTGATTTAGCATTAAAACTTGAAAACTAAATATTTCCAAACGTTGAAACGAAAAAAATATAACCAAagaattaattttagttttaaaattttaacatttaaatttGTCAACTATCCTTAACAAAGTCTAAGTCTGATACCTAAATACTAAATTGACTAAAGGACTAAAACGAGAGATGATTAGCATATTTAAAATGTGATTttcaaaactaaattaatttttgtttataattttctcTTTCAAAACATTGAAATGGAAAAGTATAAAGCAATAGAagtttatattttcaattaagtttaattatgtttttagtgTCTAAAATTTGCGATAATTTTGGTCTTCTAAATTTAATAAAGTTGTTTTTAGTCCctcaaaaattgaaaaatatttttattttatttttaaacattgAATTTGAGTGGCTATGGATCGAtgcaaattttaaataaattgtaatttttagATTTGGTCTAACGCTATATTACCCCACtacaaaaatatgtttattaggATGCGTCAAAAAGGGACACTAGCTATAATAAATGGACGCAAAAATATAGTTAtcattaaaatttgaaagttaATATGCTCGACATAAAAATAGTGGTGGTTGCATGGGACACAAGTGGTGTGTTTTTTTGCGTAGGCCTAGCCTACATACTccccacacaaaattatattttatattgtttatttaaagaagcgtgggcttagcctacgaccacataatttttaaacaagCGTGAGCTTAGCCTACATGTTGCccatacaaaattatattttatattgtttattcaaAGAAGCGTGGGCTTAGTTAGGCCATGAAGAAAAACATTGTTTGTATTTCGAAAGTAAAGGAAACCCCTACGTGGCAGAGGATTTGTAATCTTTATCCATAAAAAAAACTCTCTTTATTATTGAATGTATTGAACTCATTGTACAAGCAAACAGAGGAAGCCCCTTTTAAGAAGGAAAAGAAACGGGTGTGATTATGTTAGGTAACCGACAACTGCTAAAGggaataaaaacaattaaataataattacaataccCTCCCCTCAAGTTGGATAATGAATACTCATTATTCCAAGCTTGGAAATGATGTTTTGAAAATTAGAATGATTCAAAGATTTGGTGAAGATATCAGCTGGTTGATCACAAGATTTAAtgggaagaagatgaaaaagtcTAGCATTTAACTTCTCTCGGACAACGTGACAGTCGATGTTAATATGCTTAGTTCTTTCATGAAAAGTTGGATTCAAAGCTATGTGACGGGAAACTTGATTGTCACAGTATAAAACTGTAGTAACATTAGGCTTGATATTAAAATCATTAAGAAGATGAGTGAGCCACTAAACCTCACAAGTAGTAGTGGCAAGAGAACGATATTCAGCTTCAGAGGAAGAACGAGATACGGTGGTTTGCTTTTTGGACTTCCAAGAAATAAGAGAAGtgccaagaaaaatacaaagaccAGTCGTGGATCGCCTTGTATTTGGACATGCAGCCCAATCAGAATCACTAAAGGCCTTCAATTGAATGCTATTGTCAGCAGCAAAAGAAATGCCTTGTGCATGATTGGCTTTTATGTACCGGAGAATATGTTGAGTAgcttgatgatgatgaatggtTGGCTGTTGAGAAAACTGACTAAGTAGATGTACAACAAAGGTGATGTCAGGACGTGTGTTGGTTAAGTAGAGAAGCCGCCCAATTAATCTGCGGTAGGAATTGGCATTGTGAAGAAGAGGCTTGTCTTCAAAAAGAATTTTGGTATCATGTTTCAAAGGAGTAGAAGATTAATTGGGCATACTTGCGTTGACATATATGTATGCCTTTTATTGTTCTAGCAATTTCCAATCCGAGAAAATACTTGAGCTGACCCTGATCTTTGATTCTGAAACTGGAATGCAAGGAGTTCTTTATATTGTTGATCTCATTAATGGAATTTCCAGCAAGGATGATGTCATCTACATAAACAAGTAAAGCAGTGAAAGTGCATGCAGTCTTTTTAATGAATAAGATGGAGATCAAAATgaagaggattttactaatggtggaagaggccatccacctaaacatttaaagttcttccttctagtcttctcaaaattaagaagaaattaaataaagagaggatcaagcctaaaagaagactacaagcattcaagaatgggctccaattaatatctctctttgtagtttattttgtataaaaatataaaacatatagagtaatgtttaggaaggtgctaaagAGGGGAACCTAAGACACCTCCTTTGTATAGCACTTTTAGGCAGTAGTTTTTAGGAAAGATCTAGAAGATGCCTCTTCACTctcctttaggcgctagaatagGAAGAGTTAGAAGACTACCTTgcaaagcttctcttgtaagcttccTTTGTAAATGACCAGTCCTCCTCTCTATAAAAGGAAGGCTTAggtatttgaaataataagatggattttgtgagtaaagaacctctcccaa
Encoded here:
- the LOC137830289 gene encoding calcium-binding protein PBP1-like codes for the protein MAGIAFEDLLPVMATKLGGEGLMKELCNGFELLVDKEKGVITLESLREKAALLGLQDLKEDELVSMMREGDLDGDGALTQMEFCVLMFRLSPELMEESWFWLEEALQHEQLNHHNTTTNNKSSI